The following proteins are co-located in the Vallicoccus soli genome:
- a CDS encoding SDR family NAD(P)-dependent oxidoreductase: MGALDGRTALVTGGSRGIGLEVARGLGREGASVVLVARDAGRLRSAAEELTGEGLSVAAVACDVAQPAAVRALPGVLGPLGAVDVLVLAAGVMSERTAKTLRTSDAEWRRVMAVNLDGAFTAVSTFVPGMVERRWGRVVALSACLGRMSGPGTAGGLAPYRVSKAGLNALVRNLAHETALGRRGVLVDATCPGHCRTDMGGPEAPRSAAEGAATAVWLATRPDAGEGTGLLWEDRRVVPW, encoded by the coding sequence GCGGGAGCCGCGGCATCGGCCTGGAGGTCGCGCGCGGGCTCGGCCGCGAGGGCGCCTCGGTGGTGCTCGTGGCCCGCGACGCGGGGCGCCTGCGCTCCGCGGCCGAGGAGCTGACCGGCGAGGGCCTGTCGGTGGCCGCCGTCGCCTGCGACGTCGCCCAGCCGGCGGCCGTGCGCGCCCTGCCCGGCGTCCTCGGCCCGCTGGGCGCGGTCGACGTGCTCGTCCTGGCCGCCGGCGTCATGAGCGAGCGCACCGCGAAGACGCTGCGCACGAGCGACGCGGAGTGGCGGCGGGTCATGGCGGTCAACCTCGACGGCGCGTTCACGGCGGTCTCGACCTTCGTGCCGGGGATGGTGGAGCGGCGGTGGGGGCGGGTCGTCGCGCTCAGCGCCTGCCTGGGGCGGATGAGCGGGCCGGGGACGGCGGGCGGGCTCGCCCCGTACCGGGTGTCGAAGGCCGGCCTCAACGCGCTCGTGCGCAACCTCGCCCACGAGACGGCCCTCGGCCGGCGCGGCGTCCTCGTCGACGCCACGTGCCCGGGGCACTGCCGCACGGACATGGGCGGGCCGGAGGCCCCGCGCTCGGCCGCCGAGGGCGCGGCGACCGCCGTGTGGCTGGCGACGCGCCCGGACGCCGGGGAGGGCACGGGGCTGCTGTGGGAGGACCGCCGCGTCGTCCCCTGGTGA